The Mucilaginibacter yixingensis genome window below encodes:
- the rpoN gene encoding RNA polymerase factor sigma-54 — protein MLRQNLQQKLLQKLSPQQIQFIKLLQVPTVSLDTRIKEELEENPALEDMSLTNMNEPEEQYPDRDPDDDDYSSNDEESYADEFNIDDYLQDDNANDYGSRYDQNGDDEEDRKEIPIAVQTSFFENLQAQLDLIPLSDKDFRIGQQIIGSLDDDGYLRRPIMSITDDLAFSQNVMAEDEEVEEMLKVIQAFDPPGVGARTLQECLLIQLRKKDVNDPIIRKAMIVVEDFLDEFTRKHYDKLEKALNMSAEELRAVVAEILKLNPKPGDSNEVNTKQLQVIPDFHITNNDGTLVLTLNAKNAPELRVSRTYQEMFEDYDKASHKDKKFKEAVQFVKQKLDSAKWFIDAIKQRQQTLLKTMNAIMQYQYEFFLTGNEKNLKPMILKDIADKIGMDISTVSRVANSKYVQTEFGTFLLKSFFSEAIQTESGEEVSNKEVKKILEEHIGKEDKHHPLADEKLTEILKEAGYNIARRTVAKYREQMNIPVARLRKEL, from the coding sequence ATGCTAAGACAAAATCTTCAACAAAAACTCTTACAGAAACTCTCGCCACAGCAAATTCAGTTTATTAAACTGTTGCAGGTGCCTACCGTATCTTTAGATACCCGCATTAAAGAAGAACTGGAAGAAAACCCCGCGCTTGAAGACATGAGTCTGACCAACATGAACGAGCCGGAAGAACAGTATCCGGATCGTGACCCGGACGATGACGATTACAGCAGTAACGATGAAGAAAGTTATGCTGATGAGTTTAATATAGACGATTACCTTCAAGACGATAACGCTAACGATTATGGCTCGCGCTATGATCAGAACGGCGATGATGAGGAAGATCGCAAAGAGATTCCTATTGCGGTACAAACCTCATTTTTTGAAAACCTGCAGGCTCAGCTGGATCTGATTCCGCTGAGTGATAAAGATTTCCGTATCGGTCAGCAGATCATTGGCAGTTTGGATGATGACGGTTATCTGCGCCGCCCGATTATGTCTATTACCGATGACCTGGCGTTCTCTCAAAACGTAATGGCCGAGGACGAGGAAGTAGAGGAGATGTTGAAGGTGATCCAGGCATTTGACCCGCCGGGTGTGGGAGCTCGTACGCTGCAAGAGTGTCTGCTCATCCAGCTGCGTAAAAAAGATGTGAATGACCCCATCATCAGAAAAGCCATGATTGTGGTAGAAGATTTTCTGGATGAGTTTACCCGCAAGCATTACGATAAACTGGAGAAAGCCCTCAACATGTCGGCCGAAGAACTGCGCGCTGTTGTGGCCGAGATTCTAAAACTGAACCCCAAGCCGGGCGATAGCAATGAGGTAAACACCAAGCAATTGCAGGTAATCCCAGATTTTCATATCACTAATAACGATGGTACGCTGGTGCTTACTCTTAACGCCAAAAATGCTCCTGAACTACGCGTAAGCCGCACTTACCAGGAGATGTTTGAGGATTATGATAAGGCATCGCATAAAGACAAAAAATTTAAAGAGGCGGTACAGTTTGTAAAGCAAAAGCTCGACTCGGCAAAATGGTTTATTGATGCCATTAAGCAGCGTCAGCAAACTTTGCTTAAAACTATGAACGCCATTATGCAATATCAATACGAGTTCTTTTTAACCGGTAACGAAAAGAACCTCAAGCCAATGATCTTGAAGGATATTGCCGACAAGATTGGGATGGATATCTCTACCGTATCACGTGTAGCTAACTCCAAATACGTACAAACCGAGTTTGGTACGTTCCTGCTCAAATCATTCTTTAGCGAGGCTATTCAGACTGAGAGCGGCGAGGAAGTATCAAACAAAGAGGTGAAAAAGATATTGGAAGAGCACATTGGCAAAGAAGATAAACATCATCCACTGGCCGATGAGAAGCTGACCGAAATACTTAAAGAAGCCGGCTACAACATTGCCCGCCGCACTGTAGCCAAATACCGCGAGCAAATGAACATCCCGGTAGCCAGGTTGAGGAAAGAGCTGTAA
- the mscL gene encoding large-conductance mechanosensitive channel protein MscL gives MGFAKEFKEFAVKGNVVDLAVGVIIGAAFGKIVTSLVNDVIMPPIGLLTGGLDFSKQKWVLKAAEGGKPETAISYGAFVNNVIDFVIVAFVIFLMIKGINSLKRKEEAAPAAPPEPTKEEVLLTEIRDLLAKK, from the coding sequence ATGGGTTTCGCAAAAGAATTTAAAGAGTTTGCCGTCAAGGGAAACGTGGTTGATCTGGCCGTCGGCGTGATCATCGGTGCAGCCTTCGGCAAAATCGTTACATCGTTGGTAAATGATGTAATTATGCCGCCAATTGGCTTGCTTACCGGCGGTCTTGACTTTAGCAAACAAAAATGGGTATTAAAAGCAGCCGAAGGTGGTAAGCCAGAAACAGCCATTAGCTACGGTGCATTTGTTAACAATGTGATCGATTTTGTAATTGTAGCCTTTGTGATCTTCCTGATGATTAAAGGTATCAATTCATTAAAACGCAAAGAGGAAGCAGCACCTGCCGCCCCACCAGAACCAACAAAAGAAGAAGTACTACTGACAGAGATCAGAGATCTGCTG
- a CDS encoding type IX secretion system membrane protein PorP/SprF: protein MKKIILICLVLTVLATLVRAQQKPQYTQYVFNNYLLNPAVTGIENYVDLKAGYRSQWTGLEGAPVTSYLTINAPIGDRFVQGDASAMPGGSDNNPMGRLYTQEYMASEPHHGIGFMVVSDKTGPITQTNLDATYAYHIGLSEKLNLALGVSAGVNHISLNTAEITLPDSQIDPAIANGNNSQWKPDLGAGIWAYSSNYYLGASVQQLLPQNLYFNEGGASANTSLVKSQTVPHYFFTAGLKLFLSDDVTLMPSVLVKVIQPVPTTFDANLKMGFRDIFWVGGSYRKDDSFGALAGININSSINVGYSYDMTTSALKTVSNGTHELVIGILLNNRYKVRCPTHSF from the coding sequence ATGAAAAAAATAATACTCATCTGTTTAGTACTAACAGTTCTTGCAACACTTGTCCGCGCACAGCAAAAACCGCAGTATACACAGTATGTTTTTAATAACTATTTACTTAACCCCGCCGTTACAGGTATAGAAAACTATGTTGATCTTAAAGCCGGCTACCGCAGTCAGTGGACGGGATTGGAAGGCGCACCCGTAACCAGCTATTTAACCATTAACGCCCCTATCGGCGATCGTTTTGTTCAGGGCGATGCCAGCGCTATGCCCGGCGGTAGCGATAACAACCCTATGGGCCGCTTGTATACCCAAGAGTATATGGCATCAGAACCGCACCATGGCATCGGCTTTATGGTGGTGTCTGACAAAACCGGCCCTATCACTCAAACCAATTTAGATGCTACTTACGCGTATCACATTGGCTTGAGTGAGAAGCTTAATCTGGCACTGGGCGTATCGGCCGGGGTGAACCATATCAGCTTAAACACCGCAGAAATTACCCTGCCCGACTCGCAGATTGACCCGGCCATTGCCAATGGCAACAACAGCCAGTGGAAACCAGATCTGGGCGCCGGTATCTGGGCCTACTCATCAAACTATTATCTGGGTGCTTCTGTACAGCAGTTGTTACCCCAAAATCTGTACTTTAATGAGGGCGGGGCCAGTGCCAATACATCGCTGGTAAAGAGCCAAACCGTACCGCATTACTTTTTTACAGCAGGCTTAAAATTGTTCTTAAGTGATGATGTAACCTTGATGCCGTCTGTACTGGTAAAAGTGATACAACCTGTACCTACCACATTTGATGCAAACCTAAAGATGGGCTTCCGCGATATTTTCTGGGTGGGAGGTTCGTACCGTAAAGATGATTCTTTTGGGGCATTGGCCGGCATTAATATCAACTCGTCTATCAACGTGGGTTACTCTTATGATATGACAACTTCGGCACTAAAAACAGTAAGCAATGGCACGCACGAGTTGGTGATAGGCATTCTGCTTAACAACCGTTATAAAGTACGTTGCCCTACGCACAGCTTTTAG